The Mesorhizobium sp. B2-8-5 genome segment TATTACGGGTCCGATCCTTCGGCCTTCGGCTTGCCTTACGAAAGACGGGCGGATCAGAAAGGCGGCAAGTGGGACGGCCTTTTCGCACTGTTCCGTCAGCAGCCTGACCTGCTTCAGCGCTATCAGTATTTCTGGCTTCCGGATGACGATCTCGAGGCCGATCGAAAGACCATCGAGGCCATATTTGCGAATATGCGCCGGCTCGACCTCGATGTCGGCCAGCCCTCCCTGACGCTCGACAGCTACTTTTCGCATTTGTCATTCATGCGCTGCGACAGTTTCGAGTTCCGCTTCGTGGACAAGATCGAGATTATGGCTCCCTGCCTCCGGGCCGACATACTGCTCAAGGTGTTGCCGCTCTTCGAACGTTCAATGAGTGGCTTCGGCCTGGATTCGCTTTGGACGCGGCTGCGCGCCGACAATCGACGCAAGTCCGCCGTGTTCGATAATTTGTCGATCCGTCACACACGCCCTGTCGGAACCGCGCTTGCCCAAGTGATGTTGGAAAACGGCCTTACGCGCGAAGCGGAATACGCGCAGTTGCAGGCCAGATTTGGCCTGGATGAATTTTATCCGATCTCCTATGAGGCTGTGGACCGAAAGGGTCGCCGTTGGCGATCAAAGACCGCCATCGGCCTGCGCATGATGCTGGATTACGCCCTCCGGCTGAAGACATTCAGACAGGTGTATCGATTGAAGAAAACGCTGTGGCGGCATGTCCGCCGACAACACTTCAAGGCAACCGAACTTTCGACCGTCGCGCTCGACTTGCGTCCGGTTCACGCCGCCGACCAGGCAAAGGCATGTTGAACGGCGTCGATCTTCTTATCGTAGGGGCCGGGTTCTACGGCGTAACACTTGCCGAGCGTATTGCGACGAAGCTGGGGCGTCGCGTGCTGGTGATCGACCGACGCGCCCACGTCGGCGGCAACGCCTACACCGAGATCGACCCGGCAACGGGTGCCGAAATCCATCGCTATGGGCCTCACCTCTTCCACACGCCGAACAAAGAGGTCTGGGAATACCTGCACGCCTTCACGCGATTCAGCTCCTATAGGCACCGGGCGTACTCGTCATATCGCGACCAGGTCTATTCCCTGCCGATCAATCTGGCGACGATCTGCCAGTTCTTCGGCAAACGGCTCAGCCCCGATCAAGCGCGGGCGCTGATTGCCGAGCAATCATCCGAACTCGGCGACCGGCAGCCGGCCAATCTCGAGGAGAAAGCCATCTCCCTTATCGGGCGCCCCCTCTACGAAGCGTTCATCAAAGGCTACACCGCCAAGCAATGGCAGACCGATCCGCGCGAACTCCCGCCGCAGATCATCGCGCGTTTGCCGGTGCGCTATACATTCGAGGACGGTTATTTCAACGACCGATACCAGGGACAGCCGCTCGACGGCTACACCGCGATCTTCAAGAAGATGCTTGCGCATCCGAAGATCGAGACCAGGCTGGGCGTCGACTTCTTCGAGATCAAAGGATCGCTACCCAAAAATATTCCCGTTGCCTATACAGGCGCCATCGACCGGTATTTCGATTACGCCGAAGGGGACCTCGGATGGCGAACGATCGACATCGAATTCGAACATATGGATACGCCGGACTATCAGGGCACCGCCATCATGAATTTCGCCGACGAAGCCGTGCCTTACACGCGCATCGTTGAGTTCAGGCATTTCAACCCTGAGCGGGAATTCAACAGCAACAGAACGTTGATCGGTCGCGAATTCTCACATTTCGCTCGTCGCGGCGACGAACCCTACTATCCAATCGATACCCGCGCCGACCAACAGATCTACGAGCGCTACCAGGCGCGCGCGCGCCGGGAAGAAAACACTCATTTCGGCGGCCGGCTCGGGACATACCGCTATCTCGACATGCACCAGGCAATCGGCGCGGCGCTCAAGGCATTCGAGACGGTCTTCATGCCGTATTTCGAAGGTCGATTGGAAACGGTATCGATGAGAAGCCGGCCTTCCTGACGGATGCCGGCGACACTTTAGGCAATCTTAGGCCTGGGCCGCGGCAGGAGCGACGAGCTGGCTCCGGAACCACTCAAGGGTCTGTCGAATGCCTTCCCGATAGCCTGTAGCAGCTTCCCAACCTGGAAGAATACGTTTGGCTAAGGTCAGGTCCGGGCAACGATTCGTCGGATCTTGAGGAACCGGTTCATGATGAACGATTGAGCTGCCCGGAACCAGGGAGCAGATGAATTTTGCGATCTCAAGGACCGGAACCTCGTAATTGTTACCGATGTTGAGCGGGCCGCGATACGAAATGTGATCGCGCCAGAAGAAACGCTCCAATCCGTCGACAATGTCATCGATATAACCCCAACTGCGCGATTGCAGACCGTCGCCGTAGACGGTCAGCACTCCAGTCGTGAGCGCTTGGCTTATGAAGTTCGAAATCGCCCGCCCGTCATCTATACGCGTGCGGGGCCCATATACGTTGAAGAGCCTCACCACTCTCACGTCGAGTCCCTGCGTGCGTTGGGTCTCAAACAACAGCGCTTCCGTGCAACGCTTGCTTTCGTCATAGGAGGATCTGGGGCCCGTGCAGTCCACTGAACCTCGATAACTCTCCGGTTGCGGAGAGACCAGCGGATCGCCGTACACCTCTGAGGTAGATGAAAAACAGAAGCGGCCGCCGGGTTTGAGCAAACCCAGAAGGTTGAAAGCTCCACTGATATTGGCACGAATAGTGCGAGCCGGATCGCTCATGTACCAGCGCGGCGAAGCGGGCGATGCCAAGTGAATGATTTCATCGAACCGCTGTGAGGTGGCAAATATCTCCGCACTCTCCACCTCGAGGCTCAATCGGGGATCGTCAAAGTGTGCAAGATTCTGGCGCGAGCCGGTCCATAGGTTGTCAACCACAACCAGGCGTTCGAGATCCGTGCGCTGCAAGAGACGATCGACCAGATGCGAACCGATGAAGCCGCTGCCACCGGCGACCAGCACGGCGCGACGATCTTTCCGGGTTATTCCATGCATTATCGCGCCGATTTGTTTTCGAAGCGCGCACGCTCCAAGATTCTGTCGAAAAGACACATAGAACCTTGCGAATTACAGGGCAATGTAGCGAGCGTCGTTTTCG includes the following:
- the glf gene encoding UDP-galactopyranose mutase — encoded protein: MLNGVDLLIVGAGFYGVTLAERIATKLGRRVLVIDRRAHVGGNAYTEIDPATGAEIHRYGPHLFHTPNKEVWEYLHAFTRFSSYRHRAYSSYRDQVYSLPINLATICQFFGKRLSPDQARALIAEQSSELGDRQPANLEEKAISLIGRPLYEAFIKGYTAKQWQTDPRELPPQIIARLPVRYTFEDGYFNDRYQGQPLDGYTAIFKKMLAHPKIETRLGVDFFEIKGSLPKNIPVAYTGAIDRYFDYAEGDLGWRTIDIEFEHMDTPDYQGTAIMNFADEAVPYTRIVEFRHFNPEREFNSNRTLIGREFSHFARRGDEPYYPIDTRADQQIYERYQARARREENTHFGGRLGTYRYLDMHQAIGAALKAFETVFMPYFEGRLETVSMRSRPS
- a CDS encoding NAD-dependent epimerase/dehydratase family protein, whose protein sequence is MHGITRKDRRAVLVAGGSGFIGSHLVDRLLQRTDLERLVVVDNLWTGSRQNLAHFDDPRLSLEVESAEIFATSQRFDEIIHLASPASPRWYMSDPARTIRANISGAFNLLGLLKPGGRFCFSSTSEVYGDPLVSPQPESYRGSVDCTGPRSSYDESKRCTEALLFETQRTQGLDVRVVRLFNVYGPRTRIDDGRAISNFISQALTTGVLTVYGDGLQSRSWGYIDDIVDGLERFFWRDHISYRGPLNIGNNYEVPVLEIAKFICSLVPGSSIVHHEPVPQDPTNRCPDLTLAKRILPGWEAATGYREGIRQTLEWFRSQLVAPAAAQA